One genomic window of Solanum dulcamara chromosome 12, daSolDulc1.2, whole genome shotgun sequence includes the following:
- the LOC129877603 gene encoding UDP-glucuronate 4-epimerase 3-like → MSSMKHIDNIPSTPGKFKEKSPYNRLRLHISVAKLTFWSFVFLGLIFVCFFRSPSSSSPASSDLSRRSLRTSSYDGPAWEKRIKASAKIRSRNGISVLVTGAAGFVGTHVSAALKRRGDGVVGLDNFNDYYDPSLKRARQTLLEGAGVYILEGDINDVTLLKKLFDVVQFSHVMHLAAQAGVRYAMENPSSYVHSNIAGLVNLLEVCKNANPQPAIVWASSSSVYGLNTKVPFSESDRTDQPASLYAATKKAGEEIAHTYNHIYGLSLTGLRFFTVYGPWGRPDMAYFFFTRDVLKGKSISIFEAANHGTVARDFTYIDDIVKGCLGALDTAEKSTGSGGKKKGPAQLRVFNLGNTSPVPVSDLVSILERLLKVKAKRSVMKLPMNGDVQFTHANISFAQRELGYKPTTDLQTGLKKFVRWYLSYYGDGKKSAQ, encoded by the coding sequence ATGTCCTCAATGAAGCATATTGACAATATTCCATCAACCCCAGGAAAGTTCAAGGAAAAATCCCCTTATAATAGGCTCAGGCTCCATATTTCTGTAGCCAAGCTCACATTTTGGTCATTTGTGTTCTTGGGCTTGATCTTTGTCTGCTTTTTCAGATCACCATCTTCTTCATCCCCTGCCTCTTCAGATCTCTCAAGAAGATCTCTTAGAACAAGCTCTTATGATGGCCCAGCTTGGGAAAAAAGGATTAAGGCCTCAGCAAAAATCAGGTCAAGAAATGGTATTTCTGTTTTGGTAACTGGTGCTGCTGGTTTTGTTGGAACACATGTCTCTGCTGCGTTAAAACGTCGCGGAGATGGTGTAGTGGGGTTAGATAATTTCAATGATTATTATGACCCTTCTTTGAAAAGAGCCCGGCAAACTCTGTTAGAGGGTGCCGGGGTCTACATCTTAGAGGGTGACATCAATGATGTCACCCTCTTAAAGAAATTATTCGACGTTGTTCAATTTAGTCATGTTATGCATTTGGCTGCACAAGCAGGTGTAAGATATGCAATGGAAAATCCTAGCTCATATGTTCATAGTAACATTGCTGGATTGGTTAATCTTCTTGAGGTTTGCAAAAATGCTAATCCTCAACCTGCTATTGTGTGGGCATCATCAAGTTCTGTTTATGGATTGAATACAAAGGTTCCGTTTTCGGAGAGTGATAGGACAGACCAACCTGCTAGTCTATATGCTGCAACTAAAAAAGCTGGTGAAGAAATTGCTCATacatataatcatatatatgGACTTTCACTTACTGGATTGCGATTTTTCACGGTTTATGGACCATGGGGTAGGCCAGATATGGCTTATTTCTTTTTCACAAGGGATGTTTTGAAGGGAAAATCAATATCCATCTTTGAGGCAGCTAATCATGGGACTGTTGCTAGGGACTTTACCTACATTGATGACATAGTAAAGGGTTGTTTGGGAGCGTTGGACACGGCTGAAAAGAGCACGGGAAGTGGTGGAAAAAAGAAAGGCCCTGCTCAATTGAGGGTGTTCAATTTGGGAAACACTTCTCCTGTGCCTGTTTCTGATCTTGTTAGCATTTTGGAAAGATTGCTAAAGGTAAAGGCTAAACGATCGGTGATGAAGTTGCCAATGAATGGTGATGTCCAATTTACTCATGCAAATATAAGCTTTGCTCAAAGGGAGCTTGGATATAAGCCTACAACAGATTTGCAAACAGGACTGAAGAAATTCGTTCGATGGTACCTTAGTTACTATGGTGATGGAAAGAAGAGTGCACAGTGA